CGTGCTCCACGCTCATCGCCGCGAGCACACCGCCCATCACGGCCGACGCGCTCGACGTGCCGACCGAGCGGAACAGCGCGTTCAAACCGTTCGAGACGCCCGTCTCGTGCGCCGGCACCGCCCCCATGATGATCATCGGCATCGCCGCGAACGAGAACGCGATCCCCACGCCGATGATGGCGTTCGCGACCACGATGTGCCAGACCTCGCTCGACCACAGCAGCACGAACACGTAGGCGATCACGATCGACGACGTGCCGACCGTGAAGAGCGGCCGCGGCCCGAAGACGCGCTCCAGCTTGCCCGAGAGCGGAGACAGCACCATCATGATGAGGCCGGCCGGCATGATGCAGATCGCCGCCTCGAGCATCGTGAGGCCGAAGCCCGCACCGGTCTCGCGCGGCATCTCGAGCAGCTGCGGGAACGTCACGTTGGATCCGAAGAGCGAGAACCCCATGCCGATCGCGGCGAGGTTCGTCAGCAGCACCGTCGGGCGGGCCGCCACGCGAAGATCGACCAGCGGGTCGCTCGTGCGCAGCTGGTAGACGCCCCACACCAGCAGCACGACCACCCCGACGCCCATCGAGCCGAGCGCGAGCGGCGAGCCCCACCCCCAGTCGGCCCCGCGCGACACGAACAGCAGCAGCCCGGTCAGCCCGATCGCCAGCCCGATCGCACCCACCACGTCGAGGCGCCCGCCCGAGATGAGCGTGTCCTCGGGCACCGCGACCACCACGGCCGCGATGCCGAGCGCACCGAGCCCCGCCGACATCCAGAACAGCGCGTGCCAGTCGGCGTTCTCGGCGACCAGCGCGGCGAGCGGCATGCCGACGGCGCCGCCCACGCCCATCGTGGCGCTCATGAGCGCCACCGCCGTGCCGAGCCGTGCGGGCGGGAGCACGTCGCGCATGATTGCGATCCCGAGCGGGATCACACCGGTCGTGATGCCCTGCAGGCCGCGCCCGATGATCACGCCGATGATCGACGACGAGAGCGCCGCGACCAGCGAGCCCACGATCAGCGCCGCGAGCAGCACGAACACCACGCGCCGCTTGCCGTACATGTCGCCGAGCCGCCCCGAGATGGGCGTCGCCACCGCCGCCACGAGCAGCGTGATCGTCACCACCCAGGTGGTGTCCTCGCGCGACGCGTGCAACAGCTCGGGCAGCTCGCCCTGCAACGGCACGACCAGCGTGAACATGAACGCCGAGGTGAGACCCACGAACGCGAGTGCGCCGACAGTCGCCCAACCCGGTGGTCGTCTGCTGAGCCTCGTCATCACCTGCAAGGCTACACCGCCTGCTCGCGCCCCGGTCGCCGGGGTGGGGTGGGGTGGGGTGGGTTGGGTTGGGACGGGGTGCGGGGTGGGGTCGGGGCGGGGTCGGGGCGGGGGGACGGATCGGAATTGCGGTGCCGGAGTGGGGGCGGGTGCGGGAGGTGGTGGCAACCCGATCCCCCACCTCCAGGTGCACCGATCGACGCTCACACACCCCGATTCGCCAGAAACCGGTGCCGGACGATCGATCGGTGCGGCAGGAGCGGTGGACGGGCGGGAGGCAGACTGATCCGCGGGCCCGACGCGCGGATCCGGGGCGCGGATCCGGGGCACGAGGCGCGGGTTCGACACGCGAGACGCGGATCCGACACGCGTGTTCGGGGCGCCGGGGCACAGCGGCCCCGGCGGCGCGGCGACCCGACAGGACCCGAC
The genomic region above belongs to Leucobacter muris and contains:
- a CDS encoding MFS transporter, which translates into the protein MTRLSRRPPGWATVGALAFVGLTSAFMFTLVVPLQGELPELLHASREDTTWVVTITLLVAAVATPISGRLGDMYGKRRVVFVLLAALIVGSLVAALSSSIIGVIIGRGLQGITTGVIPLGIAIMRDVLPPARLGTAVALMSATMGVGGAVGMPLAALVAENADWHALFWMSAGLGALGIAAVVVAVPEDTLISGGRLDVVGAIGLAIGLTGLLLFVSRGADWGWGSPLALGSMGVGVVVLLVWGVYQLRTSDPLVDLRVAARPTVLLTNLAAIGMGFSLFGSNVTFPQLLEMPRETGAGFGLTMLEAAICIMPAGLIMMVLSPLSGKLERVFGPRPLFTVGTSSIVIAYVFVLLWSSEVWHIVVANAIIGVGIAFSFAAMPMIIMGAVPAHETGVSNGLNALFRSVGTSSASAVMGGVLAAMSVEHEGRAVPTAGAFATCFWIAIAAAAVATVLTLLIPRGPCPEPRPSLPRPSE